The following proteins are encoded in a genomic region of Trypanosoma brucei gambiense DAL972 chromosome 8, complete sequence:
- a CDS encoding ubiquitin carboxyl-terminal hydrolase, putative, producing the protein MLDLDSWVDEFHAGNEQKAVNQDTCNAAAGSSPSPLSVDVITLAYRLRTPCCVRHTLPSDCPVGCVASPWCLAGLSTLSTNNTTLQDFVADLLGDDTSLASSHQPQLQRGEHGPNDGDSPAGTSSVDVYKYPIRRGIRDLGNTCYLNAVLQMLFHIPAVRDEVLRASASFPVAAHNSAKKITPLLASGLGELFAEMAYSRDERGVDAERFASFLSIDKGIQQDAQEFFVLLINWLQREVGDAVRHVFEGTILHDRECSKCGRSCKRAEPFSFLSLPVRQSIEESLEELLRVHEVQGFKCEECGAVTSAFSRLHIRTLPDVLVVHFNRFSFSLQEKRREKITRSVSFPIEWDLTPYKDRWRQVQKQTASNNSGVADSVVETRSNGAQLYRLVGVVNHHGEAAVCGHYTYHGKMDGHGGWYQFDNAVVTRLQRFHGTRASSKEAYMLVYERHAHPTNNPLTSAEEDVERAGALDTTIILPPHLQNHIERLNHEVEKVRQARQLQRSVVMNFMKQWKDVADDIFYRSARRKGHPIAVMEECEDLTQYVAFPTRWMKLFGRCFIPSYIDTNRYCSFERGMKRHRRNSSKSAVELSNELPAAGSDSKEVEDNAPPVAAEMVLDTTKGAMPGDCVLIKSIYKSTLTDYLEDVRCPHGKLAPWGQYKLLSGASARRLNSFLNSVPSLLTSLTTVGEFTPFKGWKLSEYICEECVKRMSKEVQRIKTSWNEDMEIQTAVTPTSKFAEREDADELVYVSVEAVEHWEQMLKVTEKYRYIVKQQGFTGLVVAMKARSEDVDTEVIPLPSPSKLLCEHQLLSSVAAVREVPASVWHLLKKRILQLFYGDSVSVKHTLTPSVKAHMEMLLPYLPVSRTGKCLECIQNKMRMMMERHSAKMEKLNEGKRFSTLLEASRVMALPSVEVRIRHPNTLVWKRDIKRSYRRCYRTWEREQEDKITAVEARIKSLKEVEGQREKKQRTLPTPPVRCDRKQSQEPSDSQQVCEVTCENSQSIPDVIEVPSPLQSACDELAALRAATPPDVSAVYGCIPAWWVARWYKWYTNDADTGVGPPPCVDYSAFFCQHGGTVLPPSSLNPTDAHWSKTFTLGPIIRAWKSWLKDPSALDVVEESGSVHFPPIVLVPLKEMIAVLERYGGEGQLLPEVTDSNDLVTRLNNGRVVLFVERRGERMLDPPTCKICSTAVLDGVTELSRGFIDGSLRLRLHLRRSKRQHYDANDVLSGVSYNMTVGKLKVEISQRVLEYHGYILPVNDMKLLLGRKPLGPNKICKENTCANSNGNAPDGAASPSVASDDRNEGSATGALSTVDVDTCTLFECGLRDGDEVTVDASNTPLEKVLVNDSLSIRVPGAPTSCSETPTAEDVAAFGATRLYGVLDNVQNGRERKAPGQKACAVCTYLNVREAERCEMCEAAL; encoded by the coding sequence ATGCTTGATCTAGATAGCTGGGTGGATGAATTTCATGCCGGAAATGAACAGAAAGCGGTGAATCAAGACACCTGTAACGCCGCTGCGGGATCTTCACCCTCTCCGTTGAGTGTTGATGTCATCACGTTGGCATATCGTCTGCGTACACCCTGCTGTGTCCGACACACCTTACCGTCCGATTGTCCGGTGGGGTGCGTGGCGTCACCATGGTGTCTCGCTGGACTCAGCACCTTGTCAACAAATAACACTACACTACAAGATTTTGTAGCGGACCTTTTGGGTGATGATACGTCCCTTGCATCGTCGCATCAACCGCAGCTGCAACGGGGTGAACATGGGCCAAATGACGGTGATTCTCCTGCAGGCACCTCCTCAGTAGACGTCTACAAATACCCTATTCGGAGAGGCATACGTGACTTGGGTAACACCTGTTATTTGAACGCTGTGCTGCAGATGCTCTTCCACATCCCTGCAGTGCGGGATGAAGTGTTACGGGCGTCTGCTTCGTTCCCTGTCGCTGCCCACAACTCTGCAAAGAAGATTACGCCCCTTCTGGCATCAGGCTTAGGTGAGTTGTTCGCGGAGATGGCGTACAGTCGCGATGAGAGAGGTGTGGATGCCGAACGCTTTGcgtctttcctttccatcgATAAGGGGATCCAGCAGGATGCCCAAGAGTTCTTCGTGTTACTAATTAACTGGCTTCAGCGAGAGGTAGGAGATGCTGTAAGACACGTCTTTGAGGGCACCATTTTGCATGATCGAGAGTGCAGCAAGTGTGGTCGATCGTGTAAGCGAGCCGAgcccttctccttcctttcgcTCCCGGTGAGGCAGAGCATCGAGGAGTCGCTGGAGGAGTTACTCCGCGTCCATGAAGTGCAAGGTTTTAAATGCGAGGAATGTGGTGCTGTAACGAGTGCATTTTCGCGTCTGCATATTCGAACGTTACCTGACGTTCTTGTGGTTCATTTTAACCGGTTTAGTTTCAGTCTGCAGGAGAAGAGGcgggaaaaaataacacgATCAGTTAGTTTTCCGATTGAGTGGGATCTTACACCGTACAAAGATAGGTGGAGGCAAGTGCAAAAGCAAACGGCgagtaataatagtggtgTCGCCGATTCTGTAGTAGAAACCCGTTCGAACGGTGCACAGCTTTACAGGCTTGTCGGCGTTGTCAACCATCACGGTGAGGCTGCAGTGTGTGGACACTACACCTACCACGGGAAAATGGACGGCCACGGTGGATGGTATCAATTTGATAATGCAGTAGTGACGAGGCTACAGCGCTTTCATGGGACGCGGGCTTCGTCCAAAGAGGCCTATATGTTAGTGTACGAACGGCATGCGCATCCAACAAACAACCCATTGACTTCTGCTGAAGAAGACGTTGAGAGGGCGGGGGCACTGGACACAACTATCATCTTGCCCCCTCATCTGCAAAATCATATCGAACGCCTAAATCACGAAGTGGAGAAGGTCCGACAGGCTAGGCAGTTGCAGCGGTCGGTTGTGATGAATTTTATGAAGCAGTGGAAAGATGTGGCCGATGATATCTTTTACCGCAGCGCGCGACGTAAGGGTCATCCAATAGCCGTTATGGAGGAGTGTGAAGATCTTACACAGTACGTAGCATTTCCCACTCGATGGATGAAGCTCTTCGGTCGCTGTTTCATTCCCTCTTATATTGATACAAATCGTTATTGTAGTTTCGAGAGAGGAATGAAGCGCCATCGCCGGAACTCGAGCAAATCGGCGGTTGAATTAAGTAATGAGTTGCCGGCGGCTGGTAGCGATAGCAAAGAAGTTGAAGACAATGCACCACCGGTGGCCGCGGAGATGGTTCTTGACACCACAAAAGGAGCGATGCCAGGGGACTGCGTTCTGATCAAGAGCATTTATAAGTCTACACTAACAGACTACTTGGAGGACGTGCGTTGCCCTCACGGAAAATTAGCACCATGGGGTCAGTACAAACTCCTGTCAGGAGCTTCGGCCAGGAGATTGAATAGTTTTCTCAACAGCGTACCCTCGTTGCTCACTTCTCTAACTACTGTTGGTGAGTTTACTCCCTTCAAGGGGTGGAAACTTAGTGAGTACATTTGCGAGGAATGCGTCAAACGCATGTCGAAAGAGGTCCAGCGGATAAAGACGTCATGGAATGAGGACATGGAGATCCAGACCGCTGTCACCCCTACGTCCAAGTTTGCTGAACGTGAAGACGCCGACGAGCTGGTATACGTGAGTGTGGAAGCGGTGGAACACTGGGAACAGATGCTAAAGGTGACTGAAAAGTATCGGTACATTGTGAAGCAACAGGGATTCACGGGTCTTGTAGTTGCGATGAAAGCAAGAAGCGAGGATGTGGACACCGAAGTGATACCACTGCCGTCTCCGTCGAAGCTTCTGTGTGAACACCAACTTCTTTCCTCAGTTGCGGCAGTTCGCGAGGTTCCAGCATCTGTTTGGCATCTCCTCAAGAAGCGTATCTTGCAACTGTTCTATGGTGACAGTGTCAGCGTCAAGCATACCCTCACCCCTTCAGTGAAGGCACATATGGAAATGTTACTTCCCTACCTCCCTGTCAGTCGCACAGGCAAGTGCCTGGAATGcattcaaaacaaaatgaggatgatgatggAGCGCCACAGTGCTAAGATGGAAAAGTTAAACGAAGGAAAGCGTTTTTCTACGCTTCTAGAGGCTAGTCGGGTGATGGCACTTCCTTCTGTGGAGGTTCGTATTCGACATCCCAACACGCTCGTGTGGAAACGAGATATTAAGCGCTCGTATCGTCGCTGTTACCGCACGTGGGAAAGGGAGCAAGAGGACAAGATCACGGCAGTTGAAGCTCGAATTAAGAGTCTGAAGGAGGTGGAGGGACAAcgggagaaaaaacagaggacCCTCCCCACGCCGCCTGTAAGGTGCGACAGAAAGCAGTCACAAGAACCGTCGGACAGTCAACAAGTCTGTGAAGTGACCTGTGAAAACTCCCAATCTATCCCTGATGTTATAGAagttccctcacctttgcaATCGGCCTGTGACGAACTCGCTGCACTCCGTGCAGCGACACCCCCAGATGTTTCCGCTGTGTATGGTTGTATCCCAGCATGGTGGGTAGCGCGGTGGTACAAATGGTATACAAATGATGCCGATACGGGTGTTGGCCCACCACCTTGTGTCGACTATTCTGCGTTTTTTTGCCAACACGGAGGCACGGTGCTGCCACCGAGTTCACTCAACCCCACAGACGCTCATTGGAGCAAAACGTTTACCCTTGGCCCTATTATACGGGCATGGAAAAGTTGGCTGAAGGATCCATCGGCGCTTGATGTCGTTGAAGAGAGTGGGTCGGTCCACTTCCCTCCAATCGTGCTAGTACCGCTAAAGGAGATGATTGCCGTGCTCGAAAGGTATGGGGGCGAGGGACAGCTACTACCGGAGGTAACTGACTCAAATGATCTTGTCACCCGCTTGAACAATGGCAGAGTTGTGTTGTTTGTGGAGCGAAGGGGGGAGCGCATGCTTGACCCGCCGACATGTAAGATCTGCTCGACTGCCGTACTTGACGGGGTTACAGAGTTGTCTCGGGGCTTCATAGATGGCAGTTTACGGTTGCGTCTCCACCTTCGCCGCAGTAAGAGACAACACTACGATGCTAATGATGTGCTCTCTGGTGTTAGTTACAACATGACTGTGGGAAAACTGAAGGTTGAAATTTCTCAGCGAGTGCTTGAATATCACGGCTACATCCTACCTGTGAATGACATGAAATTGCTCCTCGGGCGAAAGCCGCTTGGACCCAATAAGATCTGCAAGGAGAACACGTGTGCAAACAGCAATGGAAATGCTCCTGATGGCGCAGCTTCCCCTTCTGTAGCATCCGACGATCGCAATGAGGGGTCGGCAACGGGAGCACTCTCCACGGTTGATGTGGACACATGTACGTTGTTTGAGTGCGGCCTTCGTGATGGCGATGAAGTAACAGTTGACGCCTCGAACACACCTTTAGAAAAGGTGCTAGTAAATGACAGCCTCAGTATTCGGGTGCCGGGGGCTCCAACATCTTGTTCAGAAACGCCAACTGCAGAAGACGTTGCGGCATTCGGAGCGACTCGACTGTACGGAGTGCTGGATAACGTACAAAACGGGCGCGAGAGGAAGGCTCCAGGGCAGAAGGCATGTGCAGTTTGCACTTACCTGAACGTTCGCGAAGCGGAGCGCTGTGAAATGTGTGAAGCGGCACTGTAG
- a CDS encoding dihydroorotase, putative, with product MARVELPALIDCHVHFREPGLEYKGDMQSEAAAAYAGGINVVCDMPNTQPPTQTIEAFADKVLRASRVKSRCDMRFFFGATAHEHIEQLELMWTQPQHAELRRRCAGLKLYLDNSTGNMKSSGEVVEAAFALCGRLGIPLVAHCEHAEHNEAASAAHAYTGPASHSRRRPAESEVASISQAIELAGRYSTQLHIAHLSTAGGVECLRRARAASATGKKGVPRITAEVTPHHLFLTEGDYCGCGSRVKVNPPVRQWSDVEQLWEAVLDGTVDCIATDHAPHTLQDKSDESNPPSGMPSIELVVPLLLTVCAGRWPHPTTSMPKALQERKLMVEDIVRLMHTNPNRIFGLDVTEEKKRTFDTSVEWVVEESQLHSKCKWSPYANWKLVGKVM from the coding sequence ATGGCGCGCGTTGAACTGCCCGCGTTGATCGACTGCCATGTGCACTTTCGCGAGCCTGGTCTTGAATACAAGGGCGATATGCAGAGCGAAGCCGCTGCCGCATACGCTGGTGGCATTAATGTAGTGTGTGATATGCCCAATACCCAGCCGCCTACGCAGACAATTGAAGCTTTCGCGGACAAGGTGCTACGCGCCAGTAGAGTTAAGTCACGATGTGACATGCGGTTCTTCTTTGGTGCTACGGCACACGAACATATAGAGCAACTGGAGTTGATGTGGACGCAACCGCAACACGCTGAGTTGCGGAGGCGTTGTGCAGGCCTCAAATTATACTTGGACAATTCCACTGGTAACATGAAGAGCAGTGGAGAGGTCGTTGAGGCAGCGTTTGCACTGTGCGGAAGACTTGGAATTCCACTTGTAGCGCACTGTGAGCATGCCGAGCACAATGAGGCGGCTTCCGCGGCCCATGCGTACACGGGACCGGCTTCCCACTCCAGGCGGCGGCCCGCCGAGTCGGAGGTTGCATCAATATCCCAAGCAATTGAGCTTGCGGGTCGCTATTCCACACAGTTACATATTGCACACTTGTCGACCGCCGGCGGTGTTGAGTGCTTGCGGCGGGCGCGGGCTGCGAGTGCTACCGGCAAAAAAGGTGTTCCGCGTATTACAGCGGAGGTGACGCCGCACCACTTATTTCTAACGGAGGGTGACTATTGCGGTTGTGGAAGCCGGGTGAAGGTGAATCCGCCTGTGCGGCAGTGGAGCGACGTGGAGCAGCTGTGGGAGGCGGTGTTAGACGGAACGGTAGATTGTATCGCCACCGATCACGCGCCACACACGCTGCAAGACAAAAGTGATGAGTCGAACCCGCCGAGTGGAATGCCGTCTATTGAGCTGGTCGTGCCACTCCTGCTGACAGTGTGCGCCGGACGGTGGCCGCACCCAACAACATCCATGCCAAAGGCCTTGCAAGAGCGTAAGTTGATGGTGGAGGACATTGTGCGGCTCATGCATACAAACCCAAATCGAATATTCGGTTTGGATGTGacggaagagaagaagcggACATTTGACACAAGTGTGGAATGGGTTGTAGAGGAATCACAGCTACATTCCAAGTGCAAGTGGTCACCGTATGCAAACTGGAAGCTTGTGGGGAAAGTAATGTAA